The DNA sequence ctTCTCCCACCGGGTCctaccctctgccacatcactaatgatgtcatcagcaacgtggcacagagaaggccccagcgggagaaggccatgaagcagcctgtataGAATGCTGCCCATGCTGTTGTTTGGCGGGAGGTATGTCAgtttcacggtgggagggttggcgtGGTTCTGCTATgcgagggggatgggagggatagaaatatgctgctcaagggttctgcttcactgagggggataggagggagggataggaagatgctgctcaagggttctgcttcacgggggggagatggaaaggagggatagatgctgtagagggaaggcacaaggggatgggtgagagggtaggaaagatgctgcacatgttggagagagagaggaaagaggattggggtggaggagaggaagggagagacgatcattgtacatgaaaaaaataagacatctcccgaaaataagccctagtacgtttttttggacccaaaattaatataagacacagtcttattttcagggaaacaaggtatctcacttgtaggaaaacaacTGAGGAGTTGAAGGACAGCCCAGAGGTAAGAGAAGAGGAGCAAAAAAGTATGCAAATGAAGTTTCCTACAAGAGTTCTCAGAAGAAGGGATTAACTACCCGAAGGTTCAGAAATGGAGTGTCTGTCATACTAGAAAGACAATTCTTAGGCTCGATTTTTGACTTTGAAGAATTCACAAATCCTATATTTCTCCCTGTGTTGTTCCTGTTGTGTGGggacaagcaaaaaacaaacaaacaaccaaacCAAAGGTGAGAGTCTGCCTAATACACAAGAGTTAAAACAGATTACATGAATGAATGAAGAAAGTTCAATTAGATAATAGTACAATAAAACTTTAATCCAATCCAATAAAAATACCAGTACTTCCAACTCCACTGATttcaaccaataggaggaaatattatttcactcAGTAGTTAAggactggaatttgttgccagaggatgtggtaacagtggttagtgtagctggatttaagagaggtttgggcaagttcctggcctagatgggccattgtttttacccaatatggctattctcaTGTTGGCATCACTATATCTTTCTGGACAGATTGTGCAGCTGAAAGTACTGGGCTGCTCAGAAgtcaattttcagactcccctGAACCACAGCCTTTATGTTTGCATTTTAATTGGACTGGATGAAGGGTTTGATGTTTGTAGCTTTTGTTGTTCTAATTGGACTGTCTTTGTACCACCTCTGGTGATCTGCTGTTTTGCTTCCTGTTCCATGGTGGGGCAATGCGTGTGAGAAGGAAGCTTAAACTGCTGCTGCCTGAGCTCTCTTGGTGGGGCAGCACGTGTGCAGAAAGCTAAGGGAATTACTCACAGATGCAGCCTTTGGTGTTGTAACAGTTGCGAATCTCTGTGGGGAGGCCTTTGCAGGCCAGGCCCCCATAGGCCTTCCGCTCACATAGGTGTGTGCGCTTTTGCTGTCCAGCTACTTTGGTGCATTGGATTTTGTCTCGCAGGGGCCGCACGCATTCTGTCCACTCAGACCATTCTGACCAGCGACCATCAACTGAAAGAAGAGTGTGAGACTTGTGATCAACCTGCCTGTGGCAAAGTGGCTTGTGACTGGCTGCAGGACCTCAAAGACACAAGCAAAGTGCAGTATAAAGTCAAAGGAAAAGTTTCATTGGTGAACAAGTAATCAAAGCAAGACAGTCTGTTCCTGTTAAAGACTTACTTCTGCCCTGGGCAATAACCACAACATTtatcatattttttgctccataagatgcactttttccacccccaaaaagggagtGGAAATAAGGATGAGTCTTAAGGAGCGAGTGTAAAATAACCCTTACCTCTTTTTGGCATCCCGGCGGTCCAGCGCACTTTCCACACTCCTTCCTCGGTTCCCCTGTTCTCTTCTGGCAGCGGTGCACAAGGCAGGCGTGCGCTTTTTGCTTGCCTGCTTGGTCCCTCCCTgcactctgaatggctgcctgtcagttctcacgggatgagaactgacaggcagccattcggAGTACAGTGCGGGACCAAGCAGGCATGCAAAAAGCGCACGCCTGCCTCGTGCACCGCTGTCACTgccagaagagagcaggagaacTGAGGCATGAGAGTGGAAAACACACTGGACTGCTGGGATGCCAAAACAAGGTACCGGGGGTgtgtgcctgcctgcctgcctttgccTGTGGGCTGGCTGGCTGACTTGGGACTGGCTGGCTGTCTGGGTTGATTGAGGGCTGGCAGGCTTGGGGTAGGTTGGCtagttggctggctggcttggggttggctgtaggctggcttggggttggttgggggctggctggctggcttggggtgggttggctggttgccttgtggctggctggctggcttggggtttGCTGGGGGCTGGCTTGGGGGGTGGGTTGGCTAGTTGGCTGGCTGCCTtagggttggctggctggcttggcatTGGCTATGGGTTGGGCGCTAGCTGGCTGGCTGCCACTTGACGTGtctaccattagacgtgcccaccactagacgtGCTTGTATTctgtcccagcctactactagaccaccagaggggggacagggtacagggtacaccatttggttcagaatttttttcttggcttttcctcctctacaggtgggtgcgtcttatggtcaggtgcatcttatgaagcaaaaaaaaaaaaaatacagtacttccTTCTCTCTTAACAATTTTATCTTCTTCAGTGCAGTTCTAGTTATTCAAAACAAAAGAGCAAAGCACTCCATAAAGCACCACCAAACAAATGCCAGAGCAAGGAATTATATTGTTTAattgaaagaaaagcctcagactaatggaGAGGTGTACCCATACTCTTCTACCCAAGCATCACAGGCTGAAAAACTTTTGCAGAAACTAAATACTAGCAGGTGGGTTCCAGTTATTCATACATAAATCCAGACCTGGCTAAAACTAGGCCACTCAGGATCTGGGTCTTCACAGAAAAACAAAGGCACTCCTTTACCCTGGTAGTCCTTGTTCCTTCTCATGCAATCCATGGGCTTCTACAGAGTGCAAACCTCTGAGCTAGGGCCACTCCTTACTTTGCtggtactcccccccccctccccccgcagccCATCCTTCAAGAGATTTCTGCATTGAGGATTTCTCTCCTGGAGACCACTTGCCTCAGGGCCTTTCTGCATCGTCTGGCCTGAACACCATCCCCACCTGACTCAGCCTCTTACATAGCAAGTTAGCGCCACCTGCCATAAGGTGGCTAAACTGCAACCTCAATGAGGGCTCTGCCCCTTACCCTCGtgtatacggagggagaagtatacaatCATTCCTCCATTCCTTTGTGTATTTTCTTTCACTCATCCTTTCATCATTATCCTGTCCGTTTACCCACCCATCAACATTCAACCATCCTTTATTCCTTCAATATCTCTCTCTATGCATTTTGTTTCCATCCCTATCCTGTATACaaattttttcatttattttggcaTCAGTCTGTCCACCTGTATCATCCATTTACCAGGCCTCATGCATTATAACTACATTCATGCTCAATTCATGCAGAATCCCTAAATGTCAAAGATACAAATATagaaaaattaaggcagataaagactctcTTATAGTCTATCGAACCAGCTCATCCACACCAGCTACTAAGCTCTCATATCTTTTCATCCGTACAGTCATTATTATGCCCTCTATCACTGATCTACCATCCATGTATCAACTGTTAAATCACTAGTCAATTAATGATCCATCGTCAAACCATCCATCCTTTACCAAACACCCCCTTCATCTATCCATCTATATATTTCTCTACTTTTCTTTCTTCATTCATCCATATATTATCATTCTGTCATTTTTTCATCCATCATCTTATTAATTCTTTATCAATCATTCTATAATCTATCATCCATAGGTTTCCCTATGTATTATATAATCACATTATCCCACCACTTACTTGGACAGTGCAATCCAGTGTTACAGACAGTGGTCCTGATCTTGGCACCTACACACTCCCTTCCATTGTGTTGTGGTGCTGGATTGTTGCACTCTCTCCTCTCTGTCTCTACGCCAATCCCACAGGTCACTGAACACTCATCATTCTTCTGCCATGCTCCCCACCCTCCATCCACTGGATCAACCACCATGTAATAAAAGCAGAAAAAGGGGTGCAATGAACAAAACATTGGCATCTCTCTATATATTTATCTATTGGGATTTATGAATTGTCTTTACAAAGAGATTCAACCAAGGTGATGTACAAGCAGTTTAACCTAAGCCACTGTGCTCATACAAACTTTCAGGGTCCGATATTCAGCTGGCGGTGGGCAGTGTTTATGCTGTCCGCCGCTGGCGTTaaactcagatattcaatgctgagccatttCCAGTACCATTATTAAATATCCAGGGTATTTTTTTAACCACTAAAATGTTAGCCGGTTATGCTGACAATCAACGTTAACCAGTTAACTTTTTAGCAGTTAAAGATAAACCTCCCTActaatagaggtttctaccatggcttggagtgctaaatgctccgatgctgctccggaccacggtagaaacctctatcgtgaCCTGGTAAAAGTGAGGGGGAGGAAAGTTATTTATGCGGTCCTATTTGCCCACTAAACTTATCCAGTTAGGCATTGGTGCTAaccaaattatttatttactagtctttaagcccgttacattaacgggtgctagaatatatgtctgtctgtctgtctttctttctttctgtctctctctctctctctctctctctctccttggctccctttttctgtctgtctttctgtccctctccctgcccctgtgtctttcttcctttctgtctgtctccctccctcctgctgtctgtctgtcattctttccctccatttccctgtgcagtagtatttccaccctacttccctgtggagcagcatcagcaacagcatttccctccccccccccccccccgacttccctgtgcagcagcagcggtatttgtctTCACTTctaggtccctgtgcagcagttacagcatttcccccaccccttcccttctcttacggTGATCTTGCCTGCTCCGTTCGTCCCCTCCCCCGCGTTCTGGCCTactgcgatctggctgctccgttcggctcctcgcggctggagtcctcttctttgtcggcccccccttcccttcccgcggtcttgagcttgggtctggtctggcctgctcgccttgccgtattttcttttttagttgaaagacgcagcggtggctcctctcatgatccccacctgcgtcggaagtctgacGCTGGCGAGGATcgggagaggagccaccgctgcgtctttcaactaaaaaatgcaatacggcatggatcaggccagaccgaaaaactgaaccgtaagccgcgcatgcgcactcctacctgcgggtcgctacagctcacggaaaaccggcgcacgcataggaggtgcgcatgcgcggcttaccattttattatattagatttttaaaaatttctacaccgcttaaaacctaagcggtttacaaagagaACATACATAATCATGTAAACACACATAATCATGACAACATAATACATTGACTCATTACAATGATCTAACATCCTAAAACTAGTAAAACTTCAGTAAAATAAGGTGACAAAAACTGACCTCCAGTAAAATAGACTAACAAAATCTAGCCTAGTAAAAAGCTCTCACAAACAGATGTGTTTTAATTGCTTCTTAAAAGACATCTTGTTCTTACATAGCCTCAAACatcctggcaaagcattccatttCGGAGGACCCGCCACAGAAATGGCTGTTGCTTGCGACTTCTTGTAATGGGTTTCACCAAGCACCTCTATTAATAGCTTTATGGCAAATTCCGATCTTATATAGCTGGTTATGCACTGGGTGCTTACTGCTAATATCCagcagagataaccagttatctcctgCTAAATATTAGCAGTCAAGCACCGATATTCTATCGAGCCGGTTTGCGGCTGTGTCTGGCTGATGAAATAGCGTTGAATATCTGGGGATCATTTTCTCAGGCACagcctttggggtccttttacaaagctgcggtaagcactaaCGCATGCTCACTGCAGGAGAAAAGGGCTTACTAGGGTGGCATGCTGAGGCATCCCGCAGCAACTGTGGAATCAGCACGTGCTACGCACATGGttctgggggcagagagtgggcatgctCAGTGCtgcacactaactgattagcgcgtgaTTAGCATGTGAGCCTTTTCTGTCTACATAATGGGTAGTGGTAGGGGCTCAAGCACTAATGGccatacaccaggggtgtcaaagtcggtcctcgagggccgcaatccatttgagttttcaggatttccccaatgaatatgcatgagatctatttgcatacactgctttcattgtacgctaatagatctcatgcatattcattggggaaatcctgaaaacctaactggattgcggccctcgaggagggacttagacACCCCTGCCATAAACTACAGGGAAAACTAGGTCATTTTGCCCTGCACTAAATATGGCCTTAGCCCTTGGGAATGACCTGCATAAGCAAGCCCTAAGGCCAGTTTTTGCTGCAGTTTGGGGAAAGGGCCATTTAGGATTATAAACCCTCCAGAGATTGGGAAAATgcttactgtacctgaatgtaactcatccTCAGCTAAgactgaaaaaggtgtgaactAAATCCAAACAAAAAATTAATATTCAGCAAAGCTTAAGTTGGTTTTCTCAATCTTGACTGGTTTTATACACTGTCAATTTGAGCCCTACCCTAAGGGCTTAGGAATTGTAGAAGTAGTGGCTAAGGCCCCCCAATGCACAAAGCTCCAACACCATGATATTAAATACTGTGGTGTGAGCGATTTTTCTTTATCAGGTGATGCTCAGCACAGTAGCATGCAAATTAAATGCATGCTATTCGTGAGGAGCCGCCCCATAAAAGGGGGAGGACCTGTGCCTggcgcctgctcagaagagtacATTGTAAGGCCCAGCTCCTCCCCTCCCCGTCAGCTCCATCCCATTCCTGCCACCTTGGCtgctctccctcctgccatcttgaTCATAGCTCcagagccatgatcagctcagcggcaggggaatccctgtACAGTTGAGCAGCAAGAGACATCTTGAAGCTGCAGACAGCTTCGGGGAGTCCTTCGGCACAGGAGATTGGGGCTTCCAAGGAGAGCAGAGGCTGCTGCCTTTTTTTTGTAATGGGTATAGTTGTCCTGCATATGTTGTGTGCTACTGGCAGGTCCAGACTTGCTGGAAAGTTTTGCCCTGTACAAGAAAGGGGGGgtcccttttgtgcatcacaaggagagctcatttaaatactaatgagctccatgCTTTGCACTTGCATAGGGTCCTCTGTGACTGCTACAAGGATCAGTAGCAGCCATGGAGAACCCTATTGAATATTGGCAGAAGAGCTTTCTGTGGTAGGAAGACTGATTTAATGAGTCTTACTGCCATAGAAAGCTTTTGAGCTTTGGGTCTAAGTATGAGGGCAATTCCAAATAAATCTGCCCTTTTCAATCGGCAGATTGTTATTCAATTTTAAACAATTCCAAGTGTTTATTCAATGTATTTGGTATGGCTTCTAAGGCCCCTGTTATAAGAGGGGGAAGGAAAGACAATCATAAACTGATCTACAGTACATATCCTGACAAAATGTAGCTTGTTAGCAACATCTGAACCTTAATATAATCCAACAGGAGACTTCCCAAGGCCCTTTTCATCCACAGCATGAACAATGGGCCTCTAGAGTTTTACCTGGGCAGGGGGGGAGCCCACTACATGCCTTCTCTTCTTGTCCAAGTCCAGGGCAGAATATGCCCGGGGGGttgctggaaggaggagggttgTTGCACTGGCGGTAGCGCAGGTACTTTGGCACATCACTCGAGCCTTTCTTAGTGCAGGAGGCAGAGCATGCACTCCAAGAACCCCAGTTTCCCCATTCTCCATGAGctagaagggaaagaaaaagcaGGGTCAGCCAGCTTGAAGGTATGACATTCTTCCCGGATACGTACATTCTCCAACTCTTCTTCCTTCATACCGCCAGACTCTCTTTCTCCATCATACATCCACTTTGCATTGATCCGGTCTCCATCTGGCCTTCCGTTTATTCACTCACTTCATCTTTTCCCATTAGCCAACCTTCCATCCATCTGCTAAACATTCCCCATGTGTATCATTTTattcattcatccagcctcttatTCGCTATCTCCATCCATCTGTCATTCATCTGCTATCTGTACACCCTCCAGTAAAGTTCTGTTTATCCCCCTCACCAGTTCAGCCATTCATTATTCAACATCCCTCTACCTCCATTTAATCAAAGGTTGATATTTAAAAGCTTTGTCTGACTAACTTGGATTATTAACTGGATAAATCACTGGTGAAAATTTACTTCAACTCCGCTGGCCGGTTAAATGTTGTGTGGGCAAACGGCATCCTACACAAAAGTTTGTGGATAAAAAGAGGCAGTGATGAAGGCATTCTTGGGTCACAGTTTAACTTCGGATGGTCAGCAATGATTTTAACCGTTGGCCAGCAAAGGTTATTGGATAAATCTAACTGACCAAATAGCAGGCTGAAAGTCAATTGGACAATATTCCGATAGCCACGTCCTGGACAACTTTAACGGATTAGCCATATCCAGAATCCACATACTCTGAACACTCAGTCTAATATTAAGTGCACAAAATTGTCCAATTGACTCCTTTTAACATCTCAAGAGATTTTGAAAATGTCTTGATCATTGCCAGGCCCAATAAAAGAATTTAAGGTGATTTAGATGTGCTCTTAACTGCTTTAAACCATCACTTGCATCAGACTGAGCATTGACTGCTAAATAATGACCCCCAGCAACTCAAATCATTTGGGTAGCACTTTGAGGGTTTCTGGAAAGGTGGGTGGGATGATcaatagaaaatattttcaaaatttaCTTGAGGTGTTAAAAGAAGTCAATTGGACAACTTTGTGCAGTTAACATTAGATTGGATGTTCAGACTTTGTAGATTCTGGATATggttaaccaattaaaaaaattgtcCAGGATGTGCCTGTCTGAATATTGACATCTCACTGCTTATGTTTTCTGACTTCTTCCTGACTTTCACTCTCTGCATGTCTCTCGCATGCTCTATTTCTCTATATCATACCATCTGCTCAGGTTTATGCTTTTGTTCTCATACGCTGtttctcaatttttttactcTCTCCAACTTTCCGAGGGCAATTGTGTAGCAGGGTTGCCTAGGTTAATAAAGCAAAAAGACCCCTATTTCTAAAGACACAAAGGTGTCTATATGTCTCTCTAAAATGCTAACTCGCTACTGTAGAAATCCCACCTGCTTGAGAACAGGTGTAAATGCATATTATAAACAACATGCACCTAAATCACAATTCTACCCCAAATATGACCACTGTACCAGTACCTACTGCAACACATGCACTTGTAGGTGTgatctaattttataattttgtacTTATAAATCTATCTAGTTCCATCTCTTCTTTTGCCCTGTGCGCTTCATTCTCTTCTACATGCACCCACAGAAATGAAGATAAACACAAAAATACTTACTTAGACATATGAACATACTGATATAAACATACATATTTACTCAGAAACATAAGGACACATATAGATATATTCATCTATTTGCACACCTACAGTATATGCAAAGATCAAAACATCTCTACATACTCACTTGGGCAAACCTGGTTGATGTCACACACtgtagtttcttggttgtttccatGGCAAGTTCCACCACACTGGGGTGCTGGGTTTGTACATTCCCGCCTCCTCTGCATGATCCCCTTGCTACATGTGACAGAACAAGCAGACCATGGAAGCCAATTGGACCAACCTCCATTCTCTGGAAGAGCGCAAATGAGCAGGATCTTATTAGTATATGCCCACCATACAGCCTATCCATCAGGATTTCACACAACGTAACCCTATGAACCAGCTGATATCATATTGTTCCATTGCTTCTTCCCCGCCCTCTCCTGCCATGCAcatgcacgccccttcccttcccccatacctaacgtgaccatttatttttttcctccaaaCAGGACATCTACTAGTTTTTAGGTAAGACATCAGACTCTGcatgcatgtagtacaacaccagagaaataaaaacaaatgcatagacaacagatgtaaattttgaaaaccaacatatttcaatcattaagttgaaaataaaatcatttttcctatctttttt is a window from the Geotrypetes seraphini chromosome 1, aGeoSer1.1, whole genome shotgun sequence genome containing:
- the CFP gene encoding properdin is translated as MVIQVSLLVSCFFAIHLSVSEGVSCYGTFDNSTGKCLDFIGDDVTEEDCCLNIKYGFKRSANDPCEACYPAEWSEWSPWQGCSVTCLEGVQQRRRECYGQGSCEKDQTMLETRSCTQDCCPQNGGWSNWLPWSACSVTCSKGIMQRRRECTNPAPQCGGTCHGNNQETTVCDINQVCPTHGEWGNWGSWSACSASCTKKGSSDVPKYLRYRQCNNPPPSSNPPGIFCPGLGQEEKACSGLPPCPVDGGWGAWQKNDECSVTCGIGVETERRECNNPAPQHNGRECVGAKIRTTVCNTGLHCPIDGRWSEWSEWTECVRPLRDKIQCTKVAGQQKRTHLCERKAYGGLACKGLPTEIRNCYNTKGCIYQGTWSDWSDWSLCIPPCGKSEKTRQRLCKPIYPDYPNNTGIQRTSPTFFWGTPNALCQALDGQRRKVEEKADCLNTLPCNADMDSVSYNSG